In Candidatus Binatus sp., a single window of DNA contains:
- a CDS encoding multiubiquitin domain-containing protein, producing MEEQEHHHEHGRAQEITVNGRSVLLTDIEPIGSQILAEAGFEPVDEHVLIQRVKIGSRLVSLDERIDLKGVDGARFYAFRTGEVFTFTVNEHGFQWGRPSITEPELRDFAGVPDEDVLVQEEGDDEPRILNPTDRVELGASGTEHLRTERRLATVFVDNIEKHIPRGIYTTEELLVLLQVQAGYLLNLATDNGLIPLKPQQRIRVKDGIRFFPQIAEQ from the coding sequence ATGGAAGAACAAGAACATCATCATGAACATGGCCGCGCGCAAGAGATCACGGTGAATGGCCGTTCCGTGCTGCTGACCGACATTGAACCGATCGGGTCACAAATTCTGGCCGAAGCCGGGTTTGAGCCCGTGGATGAACATGTCCTCATTCAGAGGGTGAAAATCGGCTCCCGGTTGGTCAGCCTGGACGAGCGCATAGACCTCAAAGGCGTCGACGGGGCTCGTTTCTATGCCTTCCGCACCGGAGAAGTTTTCACGTTCACGGTGAACGAGCATGGTTTTCAGTGGGGCCGGCCGAGCATAACCGAACCTGAGCTTCGCGACTTCGCAGGCGTCCCCGACGAGGATGTTCTCGTTCAGGAGGAAGGTGACGATGAACCTCGAATCCTCAACCCCACCGATCGTGTCGAACTCGGCGCCTCCGGAACGGAACATCTGAGGACTGAGAGGCGGTTGGCGACGGTGTTCGTCGACAACATCGAAAAACATATTCCCCGCGGTATCTACACGACGGAGGAACTGCTCGTCCTGCTCCAGGTACAGGCCGGCTACCTGCTGAACCTAGCGACTGACAATGGCCTGATACCGTTGAAGCCGCAGCAGCGCATCCGCGTTAAGGATGGCATTCGTTTCTTCCCTCAAATCGCGGAACAATAA
- a CDS encoding TIGR03118 family protein: MELKRRLVSLAAVIALVASIAAEAQAVGYLQTNLVSNGVVPAVTIDPTLKNPWGVAFFPGLSPFWVNDNGSGLSALYLGDGTIFAALPSVIIPSVTGPTGGVPTGIVANTEFASGAFPIGTTGAALFIFATEDGSIQAWSQTIADPTTAVIVVNNSGGKKSAVYKGLALAMTSSSTPQLYATNFRTRRIDVFDATFSPVSLDKKAFRDKKLPAKFAPFGIHNIGGQLWVTYAKQDSAKENDVPGPGRGFVDVFDADGNLVRRFARKGALDAPWGVALAPSTFGDFANDMLIGNFGDGKTNAFDPTTGNLIGPIADSGGTPIVIDGLWSVVFGGALASSADTLFFTAGPNEEADGIFGTLTPK; this comes from the coding sequence ATGGAGCTCAAGCGACGACTGGTCTCGTTGGCCGCCGTCATTGCTCTGGTTGCGAGTATCGCAGCAGAAGCGCAAGCGGTGGGATATCTGCAAACCAATTTGGTGTCGAACGGCGTGGTGCCGGCGGTCACGATCGATCCAACGTTGAAGAATCCGTGGGGAGTCGCGTTCTTCCCGGGATTGAGTCCGTTCTGGGTGAACGACAATGGCTCGGGATTGTCGGCGCTATATCTTGGCGATGGGACGATTTTCGCTGCGCTGCCGAGTGTGATTATTCCGTCGGTAACAGGCCCGACCGGCGGCGTTCCGACGGGCATCGTTGCCAACACCGAATTTGCGAGCGGCGCGTTTCCGATCGGTACAACCGGAGCTGCACTGTTTATCTTTGCCACCGAGGACGGATCAATCCAGGCATGGAGCCAGACGATTGCGGATCCAACTACCGCGGTGATCGTGGTGAACAACTCGGGAGGCAAGAAGAGCGCAGTGTACAAGGGTCTCGCGCTGGCGATGACATCGAGCTCGACGCCGCAGCTTTACGCGACCAATTTTCGCACCCGCAGAATCGATGTGTTCGATGCGACCTTCAGTCCGGTTTCGCTCGACAAGAAAGCGTTTCGCGACAAAAAGCTGCCGGCGAAGTTCGCGCCCTTCGGAATTCACAACATCGGCGGGCAATTGTGGGTGACATACGCGAAACAGGATTCCGCGAAAGAAAACGACGTACCTGGACCGGGACGCGGATTCGTCGATGTGTTTGACGCTGACGGCAATCTGGTACGACGGTTCGCGCGCAAGGGAGCGCTTGACGCACCGTGGGGGGTCGCGCTCGCGCCCTCGACCTTTGGCGATTTCGCCAATGACATGTTGATCGGAAATTTTGGCGACGGGAAGACCAACGCATTCGATCCAACCACCGGCAATCTGATCGGACCGATAGCAGATTCCGGCGGCACTCCGATCGTGATTGACGGACTGTGGTCAGTAGTATTTGGCGGCGCGCTGGCCTCGTCTGCCGACACCCTCTTCTTCACAGCGGGACCCAACGAAGAGGCGGATGGAATATTCGGCACGCTCACGCCGAAGTAA